A segment of the Panacibacter ginsenosidivorans genome:
AAGAATACAAGTTGATAGCTTTTTTGCAAGGCAATTTATAGAGCTTGCATATAAGTGTGAAAACGATTTGCCTCCTGACATTTTGAAAACGGTAATTGACTTCGAGAAAACCGGAAAATTAAATCCTCCCCAGGAGAAAAGAGCGAAATCAATACCGATTTCTGAGATCGAAAATGAAAGCAAAAAAATTAAACATGAAGCAGACGGACGAGGTATAGTAATTGAAGATGAAACCATTTCTGAACTGTTTAATGACATACCGCTTTATAAAAAGACAGACCAATAAAATTGCTGCGAGAAATCAAATAAACAAAAAGAGCGCCTATAAGTTATTTAAAACTCCTCCCTTCCGGAAACAACTTCTCCTGTTTGATTTCTTTTGATTGTGCGTTACTTTTCTCTTTTGGTACAGCCAACCTGCGCAGCAGTTTGGAAAAGTCATAACAGACCTGTGTGATCACATGAATGACTTCGCCTTCCTTTTGTAAGGTACCTTCGATCATGATCAGCCTTGCCTGCATGATCTCCCTGCGGTAGAGGTTGAACAGGTTTTCGAACACGACCACGTTGGCTTGCCCGGTCTCATCTTCCAGCGTCATAAAACAAACGCCTTTTGCCGTGCCGGGTCTTTGTTTGACCAGTACCAGCCCGGCTATCCTCACGGGTTCACCGTTGTGCATGTTCGCGAGATCGGCGCAGGTACGGATATGCAGTTGCTGGAGTTTATCGCGTACAAAGCTGATGGGGTGGGCTTTTAAGGAAAGGGAAGTGGTGGCATAGTCCTGTACCACGTGTTCCGATTCGTGCATGGTGGGCAGTTCGATGCCTGTTTCGACATTGGCATCAGGAGAAGCCTGTCCTTTAAAAAGCGCTTCGGGTTTGTCGGTCGTGGAAACTTCCCATAAAGCCTGCCGCCTGTCCAGGCCCAGTGAACGGAAGGCATCGCCACCTGCCAGCAGTTGTAATGCTGATTCGCTCACCCCGGCGTCGCGTAACTGGTTGATGCTGGTAAAGGATTTTGTTCTGGCGGTAAGCAGGGTTGTCATATCTTCCGCACGCAGCCCTTTTACATGCCTGAAACCTAAACGGAGTGCATATTGGGGTGAGGTTTCCAGTGTATTATCCCAGTCCGAATGATTAATGTCCACCGGTCTGACTTCCACGCCGTGCTTTCTGGCATCCGCGACGATCTGTGCCGGCTGGTAAAATCCCATCGGCAGGCTGTTGAGCAGGGCGCAGGCAAAGACATCCGGGTAATAGCACTTGAGCCAGGAGGAGACATAGACCAGCAATGCAAAACTCACCGCGTGGCTCTCCGGGAAACCGTAGCTTCCAAAACCTTCGAGTTGTTTAAACACCCGTTCCGCGTATGCCTGCGTATAACCATTTTGCAGCATCCCTTTGACCAGTTTTTCACGGAACTGCGTGACCAACCCCTGTGCTTTAAAAGTGGCCATGCTTTTGCGCAGCTTATCGGCTTCGGTGGCGGTAAAACCTGCGGCCACGATAGCGATCTTCATCGCCTGTTCCTGGAAAAGCGGCACGCCCAGTGTGCGACCTAAAATCGCTTCGAGTGCTTTTGAGGGATATTCCACCGGTTCCTCCCCGTTACGACGCCGGAGATAAGGGTGCACCATGTCGCCCTGGATGGGGCCGGGTCGTACAATCGCGACCTCGATCACGAGGTCATAAAAACAGCGGGGTTTGAGCCGGGGCAGCATCGACTGCTGCGCGCGGCTTTCGATCTGGAATACACCAATAGTATCCGCGTGGCAGATCATGTCATATACCTTGGGGTCATCCTGTGGGATATTGGCCAGCGTGAGATCAAGACTGTATTTTTCTTTGGCCAGCACAAACGCTTTCCGGATACAGGTCAGCATACCGAGTGCCAGCACATCCACCTTCATCAGTCCGAGCGCATCAATATCATCCTTGTTCCACTCGATACAGGTGCGGTCTTCCATCCGGGCATTCAGGATAGGGCAGATATCCGAAAGTTTGCCACGGGTAATGACAAAGCCTCCCGTATGCTGCCCCAACTGTCGCGGGGCACCGACGAACTGGCTGGTAAGCTCCAGCGTCTTGCGCAGGTGCGGGTCGGCTGGATCAACACCCTGCTCTTTTAGTTTCTGTTCATCAAACCATTCTTCGCTAAAATCCCAGACACTCCCCGAAAGCCGTTCAATAATGTCCACGGTCAACCCCATGGCCTTTGCCACATCGCGAAGGGCGCCTTTCTGGTGCTGCTGCGTCACCGTCGCCACGATGGCCGCGCGGTCACGGCCGTATTTGGCAAACACGTATTGCATGACCTCTTCGCGTCTTTCATGTTCAAAATCCACATCAATATCGGGTGGCTCGTTTCGGGCAGCGGAAACAAAACGCTCGAACAGCAGGTCAAATTTGGTGGGGTCCACCGAGGTAATGCCCAGCAGGTAACAGACCGTAGAATTGGCGGCAGAACCCCGTCCCTGGCAAAGGATCTCCCTGCTCCTGGCAAAACGCACAATATCATAAACCGTCAGGAAATAAGATGCGTAGTGCATCTGTTCAATAAAAAACAGTTCATGATGGATGTTGGCTACGATCTTTTCAGGTATGCCACCCGGGTAGCGCTCCTGTGCGCCTTTCCATGCTAAATGCGTCAGCTCCTCCTGCGGGATGTGGCCTTCGGTAGTGATTTCTTCGGGGTATTCATATTGCAGTTCATCCAGCGAAAAGGTACAGGCTTCCGCAATTTCCTGCGTGCGCCGGATCGCATCGGGATACTGCCGGAACAGCCGCAGCATTTCCGGTTCGGGCTTGAGATGTCTTTCCGCGTTGGGATGGAGTTTGTAACCCGCCGTATAGATCGTGCATTTTTCGCGGACACAGGTGACCACATCCTGCAACTGCCGCCTTGCGGGCAGATGGTAATGCACCGCATTTGTTGCCACCATCGGTACAGCATACTTTGCCGACAGCTCCGCTACCTGGTACAGCCATTTACCATCATCACCCAGATAATGACGCGTAGCCGCGATATATAGTTCCTTTCCAAAAGCATCGCAGTATTCGCGCAGCTCCTTTTCAAACGAAACATCAAAAGCAAAGTCATCATTGAGTTTATTCGGAGGTAAGACAATGAATTTTACACCTTTTGCATGCTGAAACACGTCCACCTTTTTCAAATGACAATCGCCTTTTTCAGCCCGCCGGTTACCAATTGTCAGCAGGTTGGTCAATTGTGACCAGGCTGCGAGATCGGTGGGATAAGCCAGCAGGTCAGAGCCATCGAGCAATACGAGGTGCACACCGGGGATCAGCCGGATACCTTTTTCTTTGGCCGCTACATGCGCCCGTACCATACCCGCCACCGTATTGCGGTCGGTAATGGCAATGCTGTCATACCCAAACGCAGCGGCTTGCGCCACCAGTTCCTGCGGATGCGATGCACCCCGCAAAAAACTGAAATTACTCGTAACCTGTAGTTCCGTGTATTGCATCACTTACCTCCTTCACGCAAAAAAGCCATGTAAATACCAGCCGTATGTTTTCGCTGCATCATAATGCCCCGAACGGAAAAGCCAGTACCGTTTACCTTCCTCGTCTTCCACGACATAATAATCCCGGTGCTGCCCTTCCTGCAGCCACCATTCCTGCTCGATCCGTTCGGGTCCGTCGGCTTTTATTACTTTATGAAAAACACCCCTGTAACGGAAGGACATCGGCGGATAATCAGGTATCGGCGCTGTCACCTCGATGGGTTCGGGCTTGGGTAACAGTTCCAGCGGTCGCGGGCGGTCCATGTACCAGGTCGTCGCTGCCTTTTCTTCCAGTGACAAAGCAGGTTTAAAAGAGCGTTCCGGCCAGTAATGTGCGTCAGGGAGATAACGCTTGACACACGCCATACCCATCTTACCCGTGATCCGGTCCAGCAATTCTGCGACCGCATTATTCTCCAGCCCGAAACTGCTTTCCCAAAGCGTCGCCTGCGGCGCTTCCACATCCTCGACCTGTTTTGCTTCGAGTACAAAAAGCTCAATACCCAGCGCTGGTTCAATAGAGGATAACTTTATCTCAAACAATTTAAAAAGATGCGCAGTATTGTGCGACGCACGGTTGGTGCCGATCTCTATCTTTACTACTTTACTATCTATACGAAAAGCGCTCAGCACCGCTATGCGCAATCCTTTTCCTTCCTCCAGCAAGCGCTTACACAAACAATCCAGTAATTTTTGCACAGCTATTGCTATACCCGTGGCCGTAACAATCGGTTCCAAACAAGGCAGGCGTTCCTGCCAGGGTTCCACCGGTACCACCGGTTGCAGTATTTCTTTGGTTGTTCCAAAAGCCTGGTCCAGCCGCTTTAAAATAAGTTCACCGAAACGCCGACGCAGCGCCGAACGTGGCATGCTGCAGAAATCCCTGATATAATGTAACCCTAAATGAAACAATTGCTCAACGGTTGCTCTTTCCAACCGTAAAGCCTGCGCCGGCAAGTCCAAAAAAGAGGTATTACCATACCGCGCAAATCCCCATGCCGCACCAATCGTATCTGCGATGGCGACCTGCACCTGGTAACCAAAAGCCGCCAGACGGCTTTTTATGGCGTCCATGTATTTTTCCTCGCCGCCCCATAAATGCGCACAACCCGACGCGTCCAGTATCAAACCATCCGGCACGTCAACCGCAACAACGGGAGAGTAGCGGATACACCACTCCGCCAGTGCCTGCAATACCCTCGCGGGCATTTCCGGCTGGTCATCCAATACCTGCAGGTTAGGGTACAACGCTTTCGCATCCGCTACCACCATACCGGGGTGGATTCCCTGTTTTTCAGCAAGTGTATTCACCGCTGTGATAACTTTACGCCTATGATCCGGCACCGACAGTGCAAACGCGACGACTTTCAGCGCCGGTTGCCGGCGACAAAACCAATCCGTTCTGAGTGAACGGAACCATATCGAAATGAAACGATGTGCCATGTTAACCTGCTTTCCTTTCCAACAATTCCGGAACAACACTTAATGCAGGGACATGCCTGAACCGGCCTTCCTGCCATTCGATCCGCCAGTTACCCGGTCGGCCATTGCGGACTTTTTGTAACTGTACTTGCCAGCGCGGGTATCCCACACCCGGCAAATCACCATATATTTCAGAAGGTAAAGAGCTAATTTTCCAGCGGGTAACGCAGGCAGTGGTATTCAACTTGCGGGGATTGACACGCACAATAAAACCGGTTACCCGGCTCTTTTCTACCGCGAGCTGCAATCGCCTTGAAGTGGTGAAATCCAGATCGGACAGTTCACTCACCACGGCAGCCAACCCCTCACACTTCAATGCCTCTTCCACTGCCCACAGCAGCTCTTTTTCTTTGGCCTGCTCAACAAATATGACCCTTTCCGGCGCAATCCCAAATGCCACCAGCGCAGGCGGAAATACCGTACGCACTTTACCGATCCAGACGCACACCCCACCCCGCTGCATCAATGCCGCCAGGATACCCGCAATAAAACCACCCGCCGCCACCTTCTCTTCCGCACCCTTACAGATAAACTCATGCACCGCACCCAGCGGAAACTGTGCATCCGGGAAAGCTGCATTGACCGCACCGAGCCCAATGATTTCAAGCACGCCGCCGGGAACGGGTTTATATCCCTCCAGCGGAAGAATATCCCTTTGCAACTGCGCAATAATATCTGCTCTTGCTGCGGTCATCTCATGAATGAATGGTTGAATTTGCACAAATATTTAGTGCAAATTACTAATATTATTAGCAATTCATAGCCTAAATATTTCTTCTTTTTTACGATTCACACCGGAAGGAGTAACATAACGGCAGGAATAACTACTTTGTCAATATTTCCCCCCTAAAAAATTCGGATTGCTTGTTTTTTGCAATAATTTCCTATTAAGCCCAACTTATTCCCGGCAAATTATGCGATGAATAGGACCGTTAATCCCCGCATGGGGTGAAATATTACTTTTTTACACAAAAGGTAACTGGAAACGTAGCAACCTTCGCTTTTGATACAATTGATGCTGCGCAGAATTTAAAATGCTATAAAGCGAATATGGATATCAGATTACCCGGTAGTTTACTTTCGCTGGAAATAACTTCCCGTTAATTAATAAATGTGCGCAAATTTTGCGGCGAATAAGCCCGTTAATCTCCGCATACGCCGGCCCGGCCGGGCCGAACGCTTCAAACCTTGTAAATATTCTATCCCTTCCTGGCGGGTTTTATTTTTAGCACACCTTTTATTCTATAAAATCACGGGTATCCTTATCATCATCTGTATGCCGGTAAAAGACAAAAAAGACGATGAACAAAATTATTACAGCACCAATAATGCAGCAGGGTATTTCATACCATAATGGAGACATTAGTATAGGGTTGCTTTTTTCTAAATTGCAACATTATAAAAGAGAAGGTAAAATTGCAAATTTTTTACGTTAATATACAATTACTATTAATGTAATGAGGTGCCTGCATGTTAGTGGCAATGTTTTTTTCATTATATAATTTGCACATTTGCTTCTTTATCTTCTTTTAAATAAAAAGCAATAAAAGCCATTGGTTGATCTTTTGAAGCATTGTCAAAATGTAAAATGTTTGTGTTCCTGGGTTCATAGAATGAGTCACCTTCATTAAGAATTACGGCTTCCTGCCCTTCTATCTGAAAAAGAACACTTCCTGATTTAATATAACCAACAACCGGGCAGGGATGTAAATGTTTTGGGGCTGTTTGTCCCGCCGGAAAAGTGATTTCCTGTATTTCACTGTCTTAACCTGTTGGTCAATTACTGCTGGTTGCAGATCTTTTCGGATAATTTCAGATGGTTTCGCCATACTGCCTGATTTGCCTGTTGTAATAATAAGCTGTTTTATTCCATCCAGAAAAGTATTTTTCCATTTTCAGCTTTTCTGCTTTCCGGGATTGCCCTTTTAAATTCGATCAATGGATATTTCCCCGAAACTTCCATTTTAAAGTCCTTATTCATGATTTCCCGGATGATATCCGCCCAGATATTTTTTAATTCTGTTTTTAGTTTACCATTCAACCATCCGTCAATCCCAAACCCTTTTATGGTCAGGTTCTTAAAGATAACAGCTGAACTGTGATACATTACGGGTTGCTCGCTATAAAGACCATAATGGATGATTTTACTGTTGGGTGAAATAGTATTAATTACCGTTGAAGTCAGGCCTCCACCAACAGCATCCAAAAATCCCGCTATTCTTACAGTTTTTGCCAGTTCCTGAACTTGTTCTGCTATTGCCTGATTATCCGCTTTCAAAACCAAATTTGCACCAAGGCGTAATAATTCCTCTTTTTGTTGAAGATCGCGTACAATAGGAATGGTTTTTATGCCTCTATTTCTCGCGAATTGTATGATTAATTTGCTTACTGCTGAATTTCCTGCAGAAAGATGATCCATTCGTTTTCTTTAGCATCCAATTCTTCTAACAGCGCCCGGGCAGTCAATGGATTTAATGATAACTGAGCAGCTTTTTCAACAGATGCGTTTTTGGGTAAGAGGATGATTTTATCTTTTGGAATATTTACGGATTCTGCCCAAATATTTTTGTGCCTGAAAGCAACAATTGAATCAACAGGGAAATTTTCATCTCCACCATTTCCCGTTATAGTTCCTACGCCTTCAAAACCCGCAACCTGTGGAAAATTCGGTTCAACCCGATACTGTTTTTCAATAAACATCAGATCCGCCGGATTTATCGGACTTGCCTTTACTTTAACCCGAACTTCATTGTCCAGCAAGTCTGCGATTTCCTTTTCTCCAAGTTTAAGCACTTTTTCAGCTTCACCTTTTTCTTCGAAATATAATGTTTGCATGTAATGATCATTCTATGTTACACGGCTGGTTCAAACTGGTTCAACGGTTACTGGCTTTGCGTTGATTGACTCCCGCCTTTTCATGCTAAAACTTTTCTTTATACCTGCTGTTTAAGGTATTCAAAAGTTCTTCGTTTACAGTAACCTGGTAATTTAAGCAGCCTCATTTTCTAACTGTAGTCCGCGATTAACATGGCTACTAAAATTTATCAGGATGTTGTCTCAATTTACCGCCACTCCAAAGTTATTCATAGGTATGGATGTACACAAGAAAAGCCGGAAGTTCATTACCGTTTTGATTAAAATCAAAAAGAGCATCAAATACTTATTAATAAAACTTTTAAGAACTTTAAAATACAGACTTTTGTTGAAAATATGGGCAGTGTTAAGACAGTGAGACATTCAACGAAGACATGGTGATTGGCCCATCAGGATAAATACATAAAAATGCAGGAATCAAAAGAAGAGAACCAGCCGGTGGTTAATGAAATAATTAAAAAGCAAAATGCAAGCGATCACCTCGCAAATGAACGCACCTTTCTTGCATGGATACGCACCAGCATCGGCATTATGGCTTTCGGTTTTGTGGTAGTGAAATTTTCATTGTTCATAAAACAAATTGCTCTGCTGCTTCAAAAGGATGCCATCATTCCGCAACGGGGTTATTCTGCTGTTATCGGCATTTTACTGGTTATTGTTGGCGCGGTTGTTTTATTATTTTCTTTCATAAGGTATAAGCGAACAGAAAGACAATTAGC
Coding sequences within it:
- a CDS encoding error-prone DNA polymerase — translated: MQYTELQVTSNFSFLRGASHPQELVAQAAAFGYDSIAITDRNTVAGMVRAHVAAKEKGIRLIPGVHLVLLDGSDLLAYPTDLAAWSQLTNLLTIGNRRAEKGDCHLKKVDVFQHAKGVKFIVLPPNKLNDDFAFDVSFEKELREYCDAFGKELYIAATRHYLGDDGKWLYQVAELSAKYAVPMVATNAVHYHLPARRQLQDVVTCVREKCTIYTAGYKLHPNAERHLKPEPEMLRLFRQYPDAIRRTQEIAEACTFSLDELQYEYPEEITTEGHIPQEELTHLAWKGAQERYPGGIPEKIVANIHHELFFIEQMHYASYFLTVYDIVRFARSREILCQGRGSAANSTVCYLLGITSVDPTKFDLLFERFVSAARNEPPDIDVDFEHERREEVMQYVFAKYGRDRAAIVATVTQQHQKGALRDVAKAMGLTVDIIERLSGSVWDFSEEWFDEQKLKEQGVDPADPHLRKTLELTSQFVGAPRQLGQHTGGFVITRGKLSDICPILNARMEDRTCIEWNKDDIDALGLMKVDVLALGMLTCIRKAFVLAKEKYSLDLTLANIPQDDPKVYDMICHADTIGVFQIESRAQQSMLPRLKPRCFYDLVIEVAIVRPGPIQGDMVHPYLRRRNGEEPVEYPSKALEAILGRTLGVPLFQEQAMKIAIVAAGFTATEADKLRKSMATFKAQGLVTQFREKLVKGMLQNGYTQAYAERVFKQLEGFGSYGFPESHAVSFALLVYVSSWLKCYYPDVFACALLNSLPMGFYQPAQIVADARKHGVEVRPVDINHSDWDNTLETSPQYALRLGFRHVKGLRAEDMTTLLTARTKSFTSINQLRDAGVSESALQLLAGGDAFRSLGLDRRQALWEVSTTDKPEALFKGQASPDANVETGIELPTMHESEHVVQDYATTSLSLKAHPISFVRDKLQQLHIRTCADLANMHNGEPVRIAGLVLVKQRPGTAKGVCFMTLEDETGQANVVVFENLFNLYRREIMQARLIMIEGTLQKEGEVIHVITQVCYDFSKLLRRLAVPKEKSNAQSKEIKQEKLFPEGRSFK
- a CDS encoding Y-family DNA polymerase, with protein sequence MAHRFISIWFRSLRTDWFCRRQPALKVVAFALSVPDHRRKVITAVNTLAEKQGIHPGMVVADAKALYPNLQVLDDQPEMPARVLQALAEWCIRYSPVVAVDVPDGLILDASGCAHLWGGEEKYMDAIKSRLAAFGYQVQVAIADTIGAAWGFARYGNTSFLDLPAQALRLERATVEQLFHLGLHYIRDFCSMPRSALRRRFGELILKRLDQAFGTTKEILQPVVPVEPWQERLPCLEPIVTATGIAIAVQKLLDCLCKRLLEEGKGLRIAVLSAFRIDSKVVKIEIGTNRASHNTAHLFKLFEIKLSSIEPALGIELFVLEAKQVEDVEAPQATLWESSFGLENNAVAELLDRITGKMGMACVKRYLPDAHYWPERSFKPALSLEEKAATTWYMDRPRPLELLPKPEPIEVTAPIPDYPPMSFRYRGVFHKVIKADGPERIEQEWWLQEGQHRDYYVVEDEEGKRYWLFRSGHYDAAKTYGWYLHGFFA
- a CDS encoding ImuA family protein, which encodes MTAARADIIAQLQRDILPLEGYKPVPGGVLEIIGLGAVNAAFPDAQFPLGAVHEFICKGAEEKVAAGGFIAGILAALMQRGGVCVWIGKVRTVFPPALVAFGIAPERVIFVEQAKEKELLWAVEEALKCEGLAAVVSELSDLDFTTSRRLQLAVEKSRVTGFIVRVNPRKLNTTACVTRWKISSLPSEIYGDLPGVGYPRWQVQLQKVRNGRPGNWRIEWQEGRFRHVPALSVVPELLERKAG
- a CDS encoding cupin domain-containing protein; protein product: MQEITFPAGQTAPKHLHPCPVVGYIKSGSVLFQIEGQEAVILNEGDSFYEPRNTNILHFDNASKDQPMAFIAFYLKEDKEANVQII
- a CDS encoding zinc-binding dehydrogenase encodes the protein MDHLSAGNSAVSKLIIQFARNRGIKTIPIVRDLQQKEELLRLGANLVLKADNQAIAEQVQELAKTVRIAGFLDAVGGGLTSTVINTISPNSKIIHYGLYSEQPVMYHSSAVIFKNLTIKGFGIDGWLNGKLKTELKNIWADIIREIMNKDFKMEVSGKYPLIEFKRAIPESRKAENGKILFWME
- a CDS encoding alcohol dehydrogenase catalytic domain-containing protein, producing MQTLYFEEKGEAEKVLKLGEKEIADLLDNEVRVKVKASPINPADLMFIEKQYRVEPNFPQVAGFEGVGTITGNGGDENFPVDSIVAFRHKNIWAESVNIPKDKIILLPKNASVEKAAQLSLNPLTARALLEELDAKENEWIIFLQEIQQ
- a CDS encoding YidH family protein; the protein is MQESKEENQPVVNEIIKKQNASDHLANERTFLAWIRTSIGIMAFGFVVVKFSLFIKQIALLLQKDAIIPQRGYSAVIGILLVIVGAVVLLFSFIRYKRTERQLANESYRSSPALVFLLTIIILIISILLILYLINSTSEY